Proteins encoded within one genomic window of Haematobia irritans isolate KBUSLIRL chromosome 5, ASM5000362v1, whole genome shotgun sequence:
- the LOC142240375 gene encoding transcription factor grauzone-like isoform X2 produces the protein MTYSDFENENTIEIPCEEIVVSNMDEDTEEENDDEGDPIYVEEIYTDHLEKPLLEKNSTNNRTREHDQFVELDKPAEDNGEDDHAIGESENSKIHYENSDTDSENEKSSHKKNRWTVRNDNQFLSENFDIVCDICQAAMPNFRGLRRHFVQEHGQPGYAICCDTKFFSVTTLSDHVRLHSDPEYFKCKICGKIKSDRRLLWIHEIIHRPKEKKFICDICGRPFYFENSLRKHKQSHLSEKEKLFPCKHCGKHFGTNILLSGHVKQVHLELNANICDICGEKIREKNLERHLLKHRGTPLPPISCDVCGLKVTTQKGLRKHKASQHPKDGRKAFQCSLCPKISPTIGALKKHIKDIHKSGYNFKCTFCHKAYKRHEALKEHMANHTDIILYKCSHCPKTSNSRSTMHMHRKKFHPIEFENERRAKYSGNSPPEYRRPNMTNTSNADDEPLSSVCAVKYVD, from the exons ATGACGTACAGTGATTTCGAAAATGAAAATACAATAGAAATCCCATGTGAGGAAATTGTGGTTTCGAATATGGATGAAGACACTGAAGAAGAGAACGATGACGAAGGGGACCCTATATACGTGGAAGAGATATATACAGATCATCTAGAAAAACCATTGTTAGAGAAAAATTCCACTAACAATAGAACAAGAGAACATGACCAGTTTGTTGAATTAGACAAACCAGCCGAAGATAATGGTGAAGATGACCATGCCATAGGCGAAtccgaaaattcaaaaatccattaTGAAAATTCAGATACTGATAGCGAAAATGAGAAATCATCACATAAGAAAAATCGTTGGACAGTACGAAACGATAATCAATTTTTGAGTGAAAATTTCGACATCGTTTGTGACATATGCCAAGCAGCAATGCCAAATTTTAGAGGCTTACGTAGACATTTTGTACAAGAGCATGGTCAACCAGGTTATGCTATATGTTGCGACACAAAGTTTTTCTCTGTCACTACTCTGTCGGATCACGTTCGTCTTCATAGCGATCCCGAATATTTCAAGTGTAAAATCTGTGGCAAAATTAAGTCGGATCGTCGCCTTTTATGGATCCATGAGATAATCCATCGACCCAAAGAAAAGAAGTTTATCTGCGATATATGCGGTAGGCCTTTTTATTTTGAGAATTCTCTCAGAAAACATAAACAGAGTCATCTTTCCGAAAAAGAGAAGCTCTTTCCCTGTAAGCACTGTGGAAAACA TTTTGGTACTAACATCTTATTATCGGGTCATGTGAAACAAGTCCATTTGGAActgaatgccaatatttgtgatATATGTGGCGAAAAAATAAGAGAAAAGAATTTGGAAAGGCATCTCTTGAAACACAGAGGTACGCCCCTACCACCAATTAGTTGTGATGTTTGTGGACTAAAGGTTACAACACAAAAGGGCTTAAGAAAACATAAAGCATCGCAGCATCCCAAGGATGGCAGGAAGGCGTTTCAATGTAGTTTATGTCCAAAAATTTCTCCAACTATAGGAGCTTTAAAGAAACATATTAAAGATATACATAAGTcaggttataatttcaaatgcaCATTTTGTCACAAAGCTTACAAGAGGCATGAAGCCCTAAAG GAACATATGGCAAATCATactgacataattttatataaatgttcGCATTGCCCGAAAACTTCAAATTCTCGCTCCACTATGCATATGCATCGAAAAAAGTTCCATCCTATAGAATTTGAAAACGAGCGTCGAGCAAAGTATTCGGGAAACTCTCCACCAGAATACAGACGACCAAATATGACAAATACCTCAAATGCGGATGACGAACCATTATCTTCTGTGTGTGCTGTGAAATATGTGGATTGA
- the LOC142239661 gene encoding uncharacterized protein LOC142239661 isoform X1 has translation MEKMGSCLLCLETFSEKHITYGSVLWRKENIEDLIIKHLWPPKIITSKSWLCISCWKSIYDFNEFYIRIERLHKSFPFELKTEDEDEEVSYYIEPMTYSDLENENTIEIPCEEIVVSNMDEDTEETDSIKKKNDGEEEKETIHVEDSSEDAEIYTDPLEKPSLETNSSNNRKREQDELVESDKPDDDNSDEEDDIGESDMDGKPSLKRNSSDNRKREHDPLVESDKPDEDNSDDDDDIGEFDMDENSNIHYENSDTDNENEKSSQKKERWTVRNDNQFLSENFDIVCDICQTATSNFRGLRRHFVQEHGQPGYAICCNTKFFSVTTLSDHVRLHIDPEYFKCKICGKIKPDRRLLMFHELIHRPKEKKFICDICSRPFYFENCLRNHKQSHLPEKEKPFPCEHCGKRFGTNILLSSHVKQVHWELNAKICDICGEKIREKNLERHLLKHRGTPLPTISCDVCGLKVTTQNGLRKHIASQHPKDGRKTFQCSLCPKISPTIGALKKHIRDKHKSGYNFKCTFCHKAYKRREALKEHMANHTDIILYKCSYCPKTSNSSNTMYLHRKKCHPIEFENERRAKYSGNSPPEYRRTNTTNTSNTDDEPLSPVSCEICGLKLSSEKGLRRHKNIHHPEDGKRDYHCDLCPKISPTYGALKKHIRDTHTGYDFKCSFCEKAYKRADALKEHEALHTGVILYRCPYCPKTSNSSSTMYHHRKNIHPIEYERDRREKYSGKSPPPNKRTNYNTADDDE, from the exons ATGGAAAAGATGGGTTCGTgtctattatgtttggaaacattttcggaaAAACACATCACATACGGATCAGTTCTATGGCGAAAAGAAAATATAGAAGACCTAATCATAAAACATCTTTGGCCTCCC AAAATCATAACTTCGAAATCGTGGCTTTGTATATCATGTTGGAAAAGCATATATGATTTTAATGAGTTCTACATCCGTATAGAGAGGCTTCACAAAAGCTTTCCATTCGAGCTAAAAACAGAAGACGAAGACGAAGAAGTTTCCTACTACATTGAGCCCATGACGTACAGTGATCttgaaaatgaaaatacaaTAGAAATCCCATGTGAGGAAATTGTGGTTTCGAATATGGATGAAGACACTGAAGAAActgattctataaaaaaaaagaacgaTGGCGAAGAGGAAAAGGAAACTATACACGTGGAAGACTCATCAGAAGACGCTGAGATATATACAGATCCCCTTGAGAAACCATCGCTAGAGACAAACTCCAGTAACAATAGAAAAAGAGAACAAGATGAGTTGGTTGAATCAGACAAACCAGACGACGATAATAGTGACGAAGAAGATGATATAGGCGAATCCGATATGGATGGGAAACCATCGTTAAAGAGAAACTCCAGTGACAATAGAAAAAGAGAACATGACCCGTTAGTTGAATCAGACAAACCAGACGAAGATAATAGTGACGATGACGATGATATAGGCGAATTCGATAtggatgaaaattcaaatatccaTTACGAAAATTCAGATACTGACAACGAAAATGAGAAATCGTCACAAAAGAAAGAACGTTGGACAGTTCGAAATGATAATCAATTTTTGAGCGAAAATTTCGACATCGTTTGTGACATATGCCAAACAGCAACGTCAAATTTTAGAGGCTTACGCAGACATTTTGTACAAGAGCATGGCCAACCAGGTTATGCTATATGttgcaatacaaaatttttctctgttACTACTCTGTCGGATCACGTCCGTCTTCATATCGATCCCGAATATTTCAAGTGCaaaatttgtggcaaaattaaACCAGATCGTCGTCTTTTGATGTTCCATGAATTAATCCATCGAcccaaagaaaagaaatttatcTGCGATATATGTAGTAGGCCTTTTTATTTTGAGAATTGTCTCAGAAACCATAAACAGAGTCACCTTCCCGAAAAAGAGAAGCCATTTCCCTGTGAGCACTGTGGAAAACG TTTTGGTACTAACATCTTATTATCGAGTCATGTGAAACAAGTCCATTGGGAACTGAATGCCAAAATATGTGATATATGTGGCGAAAAAATAAGAGAAAAGAATTTAGAAAGGCATCTTTTGAAACACAGAGGTACGCCCCTACCAACAATTAGTTGTGATGTTTGTGGACTAAAGGTCACAACACAAAATGGTTTAAGAAAACATATAGCATCCCAGCATCCAAAGGATGGCAGGAAGACGTTTCAATGTAGTTTATGTCCAAAAATTTCTCCAACTATAGGAGCTTTGAAGAAACATATTAGAGATAAACACAAGTcaggttataatttcaaatgcaCGTTTTGTCATAAGGCTTACAAGAGGCGTGAAGCCCTAAAG GAACATATGGCAAATCATactgacataattttatataaatgttcGTATTGTCCGAAAACTTCTAATTCCAGCAACACTATGTACTTGCATCGAAAAAAGTGTCAtcctattgaatttgaaaacgaGCGCCGAGCAAAGTATTCGGGAAACTCTCCACCAGAATACAGACGAACAAATACGACAAATACCTCAAATACGGATGACGAACCATTATCTCCTGTTAGCTGTGAAATATGTGGATTAAAGTTGTCGTCTGAAAAGGGTTTAAGAAGACATAAAAACATACATCATCCTGAAGATGGAAAACGAGATTATCATTGTGACTTATGCCCAAAAATTTCACCAACTTATGGAGCTCTTAAGAAACATATACGAGATACACACACAGGTTATGATTTTAAATGCAGTTTTTGTGAAAAGGCCTATAAGCGTGCCGATGCTCTTAAA GAACATGAAGCCTTACATACCGGTGTCATTCTTTATAGATGTCCGTATTGTCCAAAAACATCTAATTCGTCTTCAACAATGTACCATCATCGAAAAAACATACATCCCATCGAATATGAGAGAGATCGTCGGGAAAAGTACTCAGGAAAATCACCACCGCCGAATAAGCGAACAAATTACAATACTGCCGATGATGATGAATAG
- the LOC142239661 gene encoding zinc finger Y-chromosomal protein 1-like isoform X2 — MEKMGSCLLCLETFSEKHITYGSVLWRKENIEDLIIKHLWPPKIITSKSWLCISCWKSIYDFNEFYIRIERLHKSFPFELKTEDEDEEVSYYIEPMTYSDLENENTIEIPCEEIVVSNMDEDTEETDSIKKKNDGEEEKETIHVEDSSEDAEIYTDPLEKPSLETNSSNNRKREQDELVESDKPDDDNSDEEDDIGESDMDGKPSLKRNSSDNRKREHDPLVESDKPDEDNSDDDDDIGEFDMDENSNIHYENSDTDNENEKSSQKKERWTVRNDNQFLSENFDIVCDICQTATSNFRGLRRHFVQEHGQPGYAICCNTKFFSVTTLSDHVRLHIDPEYFKCKICGKIKPDRRLLMFHELIHRPKEKKFICDICSRPFYFENCLRNHKQSHLPEKEKPFPCEHCGKRFGTNILLSSHVKQVHWELNAKICDICGEKIREKNLERHLLKHRGTPLPTISCDVCGLKVTTQNGLRKHIASQHPKDGRKTFQCSLCPKISPTIGALKKHIRDKHKSGYNFKCTFCHKAYKRREALKEHMANHTDIILYKCSYCPKTSNSSNTMYLHRKKCHPIEFENERRAKYSGNSPPEYRRTNTTNTSNTDDEPLSPVSCEICGLKLSSEKGLRRHKNIHHPEDGKRDYHCDLCPKISPTYGALKKHIRDTHTGYDFKCSFCEKAYKRADALKMSVLSKNI; from the exons ATGGAAAAGATGGGTTCGTgtctattatgtttggaaacattttcggaaAAACACATCACATACGGATCAGTTCTATGGCGAAAAGAAAATATAGAAGACCTAATCATAAAACATCTTTGGCCTCCC AAAATCATAACTTCGAAATCGTGGCTTTGTATATCATGTTGGAAAAGCATATATGATTTTAATGAGTTCTACATCCGTATAGAGAGGCTTCACAAAAGCTTTCCATTCGAGCTAAAAACAGAAGACGAAGACGAAGAAGTTTCCTACTACATTGAGCCCATGACGTACAGTGATCttgaaaatgaaaatacaaTAGAAATCCCATGTGAGGAAATTGTGGTTTCGAATATGGATGAAGACACTGAAGAAActgattctataaaaaaaaagaacgaTGGCGAAGAGGAAAAGGAAACTATACACGTGGAAGACTCATCAGAAGACGCTGAGATATATACAGATCCCCTTGAGAAACCATCGCTAGAGACAAACTCCAGTAACAATAGAAAAAGAGAACAAGATGAGTTGGTTGAATCAGACAAACCAGACGACGATAATAGTGACGAAGAAGATGATATAGGCGAATCCGATATGGATGGGAAACCATCGTTAAAGAGAAACTCCAGTGACAATAGAAAAAGAGAACATGACCCGTTAGTTGAATCAGACAAACCAGACGAAGATAATAGTGACGATGACGATGATATAGGCGAATTCGATAtggatgaaaattcaaatatccaTTACGAAAATTCAGATACTGACAACGAAAATGAGAAATCGTCACAAAAGAAAGAACGTTGGACAGTTCGAAATGATAATCAATTTTTGAGCGAAAATTTCGACATCGTTTGTGACATATGCCAAACAGCAACGTCAAATTTTAGAGGCTTACGCAGACATTTTGTACAAGAGCATGGCCAACCAGGTTATGCTATATGttgcaatacaaaatttttctctgttACTACTCTGTCGGATCACGTCCGTCTTCATATCGATCCCGAATATTTCAAGTGCaaaatttgtggcaaaattaaACCAGATCGTCGTCTTTTGATGTTCCATGAATTAATCCATCGAcccaaagaaaagaaatttatcTGCGATATATGTAGTAGGCCTTTTTATTTTGAGAATTGTCTCAGAAACCATAAACAGAGTCACCTTCCCGAAAAAGAGAAGCCATTTCCCTGTGAGCACTGTGGAAAACG TTTTGGTACTAACATCTTATTATCGAGTCATGTGAAACAAGTCCATTGGGAACTGAATGCCAAAATATGTGATATATGTGGCGAAAAAATAAGAGAAAAGAATTTAGAAAGGCATCTTTTGAAACACAGAGGTACGCCCCTACCAACAATTAGTTGTGATGTTTGTGGACTAAAGGTCACAACACAAAATGGTTTAAGAAAACATATAGCATCCCAGCATCCAAAGGATGGCAGGAAGACGTTTCAATGTAGTTTATGTCCAAAAATTTCTCCAACTATAGGAGCTTTGAAGAAACATATTAGAGATAAACACAAGTcaggttataatttcaaatgcaCGTTTTGTCATAAGGCTTACAAGAGGCGTGAAGCCCTAAAG GAACATATGGCAAATCATactgacataattttatataaatgttcGTATTGTCCGAAAACTTCTAATTCCAGCAACACTATGTACTTGCATCGAAAAAAGTGTCAtcctattgaatttgaaaacgaGCGCCGAGCAAAGTATTCGGGAAACTCTCCACCAGAATACAGACGAACAAATACGACAAATACCTCAAATACGGATGACGAACCATTATCTCCTGTTAGCTGTGAAATATGTGGATTAAAGTTGTCGTCTGAAAAGGGTTTAAGAAGACATAAAAACATACATCATCCTGAAGATGGAAAACGAGATTATCATTGTGACTTATGCCCAAAAATTTCACCAACTTATGGAGCTCTTAAGAAACATATACGAGATACACACACAGGTTATGATTTTAAATGCAGTTTTTGTGAAAAGGCCTATAAGCGTGCCGATGCTCTTAAA ATGTCCGTATTGTCCAAAAACATCTAA
- the LOC142239483 gene encoding uncharacterized protein LOC142239483: MEKMDSCLLCLETSTEKHITYGSVLWRKENIEDLIIKHLWPPKTITSKSWLCISCWKSIYDFNEFYIRIERLHNSFPFELKTEDEDEEVSYYIEPMTYSDFENENTIEIPSEEIGVSNMEETAFIKEDNDDEEEPVHGEESYEDAEIYTDPLEKRSLEKNFSNNRTREHDQSVESDKPAEDNSEDDDDIGESDMDENSNLHYESSDTDRENEKSSHKKDRWTVRNDNQFLRENFDIVCDICQTATSNFRGLRKHFVEEHGQQGYAICCNTQFFSVTTLSDHVRLHVDPEYFKCKICGKIKPDRRLLMFHELIHRPKEKKFICDICSRPFYFEYSLRNHKQSHLPEKEKPFPCEHCGKRFGTNILLSNHVKNVHWELNAKICDVCGEKIREKNLERHLLKHRGTPLPTISCDVCGLKVTTQKGLRNHKASQHPKDGKKTFRCSLCPKISPTIGALKKHIRDIHKSDYNFKCTFCHKAYKRRDALKEHMANHTDIILYKCSYCPKTSNSGSAMYLHRKRFHPIEFENERRAKYSGNSPPEYRRTNATNTDDE, encoded by the exons ATGGAAAAGATGGATTCGTgcctattatgtttggaaacatcaaCGGAAAAACACATTACATATGGATCCGTTCTATGGCGAAAAGAAAATATAGAagaccttatcataaaacatctTTGGCCCCCA aaaaccaTAACTTCAAAATCATGGCTTTGTATATCATGTTGGAAAAGCATATATGATTTTAATGAGTTCTACATCCGTATAGAGAGGCTTCACAATAGCTTTCCATTCGAGCTAAAAACAGAAGACGAAGACGAAGAAGTTTCCTACTACATTGAGCCCATGACGTACAGTGATTTCGAAAATGAAAATACAATTGAAATCCCAAGTGAAGAAATAGGCGTTTCGAATATGGAAGAAACTGCGTTTATAAAAGAAGACAACGATGACGAAGAGGAACCTGTACACGGGGAAGAATCATACGAAGACGCAGAGATATATACAGATCCTCTAGAGAAACGATcgttagagaaaaatttcagtAACAATAGAACAAGAGAGCATGACCAGTCAGTTGAATCAGACAAACCAGCCGAAGATAATAGTGAAGATGACGATGATATAGGCGAATCCGATATGGATGAAAATTCAAATCTCCATTACGAAAGTTCAGATACGGATAGAGAAAACGAGAAATCATCACATAAGAAAGATCGTTGGACTGTTCGAAACGATAATCAATTTTTGAGAGAAAATTTCGATATCGTTTGTGACATCTGCCAGACAGCAACGTCAAATTTTAGAGGCTTACGTAAGCATTTTGTAGAAGAGCATGGTCAACAAGGCTATGCTATATGTTGCAATACACAGTTTTTCTCTGTCACTACTCTGTCGGACCACGTCCGTCTTCATGTCGATCCCGAATATTTCAAGTGCaaaatttgtggcaaaattaaGCCCGATCGTCGCCTTTTGATGTTCCATGAATTAATCCATCGAcccaaagaaaagaaatttatcTGCGATATATGTAGTAGGCCATTTTATTTTGAGTATTCGCTCAGAAATCATAAACAGAGTCATCTTCCCGAAAAAGAGAAGCCATTTCCCTGTGAACACTGTGGAAAACG TTTCGGTACTAACATCTTATTATCGAATCATGTGAAAAATGTCCATTGGGAACTGAATGCCAAAATTTGTGATGTATGTGGCGAAAAAATAAGGGAAAAGAATTTAGAAAGACATCTTTTGAAACACAGAGGTACGCCCCTACCAACAATTAGTTGTGATGTTTGTGGACTAAAGGTTACAACACAAAAGGGCTTAAGAAACCATAAAGCATCCCAACATCCAAAGGATGGCAAGAAGACGTTTCGATGTAGTTTATGTCCAAAAATTTCTCCAACTATAGGAGCTTTAAAGAAACATATTAGAGATATACATAAATCAGATTATaatttcaaatgtacattttgtcACAAAGCTTACAAGAGGCGTGATGCCCTAAAG GAACATATGGCAAATCATactgacataattttatataaatgttcGTATTGTCCGAAAACTTCTAATTCCGGCTCTGCTATGTACTTGCATCGTAAAAGGTTTCATCCCATTGAATTTGAAAACGAGCGTCGAGCAAAGTATTCGGGGAACTCTCCACCAGAATACAGACGAACAAATGCAACAAATACGGATGACGAATAA
- the LOC142240532 gene encoding uncharacterized protein LOC142240532, whose protein sequence is MNALKISRTCLNLRPALWGQQRLMAQKVSDTNRKQSGESEVNNEPIKYFGSDAASWRAKDTRSGGSDEHLWYQPYIISGSLAIFLLYFCILREESDIDLKLEGNLFEHVKGLEEVQLTMNYKYNKENGLDNREVIKRLSELGIDVKLLDAN, encoded by the exons atgaatgcattgaaaatatctcgaacTTGCCTAAACCTAAG GCCGGCATTATGGGGACAGCAACGTTTGATGGCCCAAAAAGTTTCTGATACAAATAGAAAACAATCAGGCGAATCGGAAGTCAATAATGaacctataaaatattttggaagTGATGCTGCTTCATGGAGAGCCAAAGATACTCGCAGTGGTGGATCCGATGAACATTTGTGGTATCAACCTTATATCATATCGGGAAGTCTTGCCATTTTCctcttgtatttttgtatatTGAGAGAGGAGAGCGATATTGATTTGAAGCTCGAAGGAAATCTATTCGAACACGTTAAAGGCTTAGAAGAAGTTCAACTGACCATGAACTATAAGTATAATAAGGAGAATGGCTTAGATAATCGAGAGGTCATAAAAAGGCTTAGTGAGTTGGGAATTGATGTAAAGTTATTGGATGCGAACTAA
- the LOC142240823 gene encoding uncharacterized protein LOC142240823 → MDTCLLCLELPHDSVDCIYVTSKRWHDENIQLLIEQHFWPLETIETYSWICSACWFVLKEFHNFYIRIEEAHVDMAISRTNTYSPAHQKYTNGTIFDGLRDNELSKNIYDFQSHINMMDSDKSLENEMPRNRNDEEFHDIVQPLALHGSYENVDLVDIFRLNNEEILYTNLNSYQSKLIEYEQNLRQVSANEQRCETNFNFGVSDTSQAFSDTIENVQPASVTAMDRVYIQSNSINGDVEETMEQTQISPYTTGKPALSNTSENRRNTEDITPPNTDDTLIEPNIATDEEPITDDEYSTQFKRDPLMKPLFTKVLEMPKIFVEVEEKNIRSQDNDNKINLIIPPKGGDIKEALKCINSNEIVAPFSVTTSKSCIDNPRAPKSRSNNSSVPNCIPEPITLIENTNAQQCDNSLKDLPIEHREILNENPSNPFDLINRTTISSFTPEPITEIKSSTELSTNSPVVHREILNNDPKNLIGPVLATKSIQDFEITKDSASNTNSADPPKSSMLDECKRPITLREYDDFLESNFKIICDICHEDVRTFNELRIHFKASHNKRAYVMCCNKKFLRRCLLVEHIRWHCHPDDYTCKYCQKIMSNHRNLRLHEKHVHEKKFTTHSCDICGKTFSSSNVLKNHRLIHLSEEEKNHPCEECGKRFGSQTLLHNHTRSVHMAKYIKICDICGKILRTREIFDRHMITHKGEETFRIICDICGYKVACKSSLRRHKRIKHPEASNISIEYKCDLCPRISDSLSSLRRHVRYKHETERKFKCSICPKGFKKRSTLREHMASHTKIPLYKCPYCPMKFNSNANMHTHRKKEHPMEWLAARQAKYSDTKFHP, encoded by the exons ATGGATACGtgtttattatgtttggaattaCCACATGATTCTGTAGATTGTATTTATGTTACATCGAAAAGATGGCATGATGAAAATATTCAACTTTTAATAGAGCAACATTTCTGGCCACTT GAAACAATAGAGACCTATTCATGGATTTGTTCAGCATGTTGGTTTGTTCTAAAGGAATTCCACAATTTCTATATAAGAATTGAAGAAGCTCATGTTGATATGGCAATTAGCAGGACAAATACATACTCACCTGCGcatcaaaaatatacaaatggaACTATATTTGATGGACTTAGAGATAATGAATTGTCCAAAAATATCTATGATTTTCAATCTCATATTAATATGATGGACTCGGATAAATCTTTGGAAAATGAAATGCCAAGAAACAGAAATGATGAAGAGTTTCATGATATAGTTCAACCACTAGCTTTACATGGATCATATGAAAATGTTGATCTAGTTGATATATTTCgcctcaacaatgaagagatcctATATACAAATCTAAATTCTTATCAAAGTAAATTGATagaatatgaacaaaatttgaGACAAGTATCAGCAAATGAACAGAGAtgtgaaacaaattttaattttggagtATCTGATACCTCTCAAGCCTTCAGCGATACCATTGAAAATGTCCAACCTGCATCGGTTACCGCTATGGACCGGGTGTATATTCAATCAAATAGCATTAATGGAGATGTAGAAGAAACAATGGAGCAGACACAAATTAGTCCTTATACTACCGGAAAACCCGCATTAAGTAATACCAGTGAAAATCGACGAAATACTGAAGATATCACACCGCCTAATACCGATGACACTTTGATTGAACCAAACATTGCTACCGATGAAGAACCTATAACTGATGACGAATATTCTACACAATTCAAAAGAGATCCTTTGATGAAACCCTTATTTACAAAGGTCCTTGAAATGCCTAAAATATTTGTAGAAGTTGAAGAAAAGAACATAAGGAGCCAAGATAatgacaataaaatcaatttgataaTACCTCCAAAAGGTGGAGATATAAAAGAAGCGCTTAAATGTATTAACTCTAATGAAATTGTTGCGCCATTTTCAGTCACAACTTCGAAAAGTTGTATTGATAACCCGAGAGCTCCCAAATCCAGAAGCAACAACTCATCAGTACCTAATTGTATTCCGGAACCTATTACGTTAATAGAAAATACAAATGCTCAGCAATGTGATAACTCATTAAAAGATCTCCCAATTGAACATAGAGAAATTCTTAATGAAAATCCTAGCAATCCATTTGATCTTATCAATAGAACAACAATCTCCAGCTTCACACCAGAACCTATTACGGAAATAAAAAGTTCAACTGAACTGAGCACAAACTCCCCCGTAGTACATAGAGAAATCCTTAATAATGATCCAAAGAATCTAATTGGTCCAGTACTTGCCACGAAGTCTATCCAGGATTTTGAAATAACCAAAGATTCCGCATCAAATACAAATTCTGCAGATCCTCCAAAATCATCAATGCTAGATGAATGTAAAAGGCCTATAACATTACGTGAATATGATGATTTTTTGGaaagtaattttaaaattatttgcgATATATGCCATGAAGACGTTCGTACCTTTAATGAACTTCGCATACATTTCAAGGCGAGCCACAATAAACGTGCCTACGTTATGTGCTGTAATAAAAAGTTTCTAAGACGATGCTTATTGGTGGAACACATTCGCTGGCACTGTCATCCTGATGATTACACATgtaaatattgccaaaagatTATGTCCAATCATCGCAATCTTCGTCTTCACGAAAAACATGTTCATGAGAAGAAATTCACCACACATAGCTGtgatatttgtggtaaaactttttcaTCCTCTAATGTTCTCAAAAATCATAGGCTAATTCATTTGTCCGAAGAGGAGAAAAATCATCCGTGTGAAGAATGTGGTAAAAG ATTTGGTTCCCAAACATTACTTCATAATCACACACGTTCAGTCCATAtggcaaaatatataaaaatctgtgatatttgtggtaaaattttacgCACTCGAGAGATTTTCGATCGTCACATGATAACCCATAAAGGCGAAGAAACATTTCGCATAATCTGTGATATTTGTGGCTATAAAGTAGCTTGCAAAAGTTCTCTCAGACGTCACAAGAGAATCAAGCATCCTGAGGCTAGTAACATATCAATTGAATATAAATGCGATTTATGTCCAAGAATCTCGGATAGCCTTTCATCACTACGGAGGCATGTGCGATACAAACATGAAACTGAGCGCAAATTTAAATGTTCCATATGTCCCAAAGGTTTCAAGAAACGATCCACACTAAGA gAACACATGGCCTCACATACTAAAATTCCTTTATATAAATGCCCATATTGCCCgatgaaatttaattcaaatgccAACATGCATACACATCGGAAGAAGGAACATCCAATGGAGTGGTTAGCAGCTAGACAAGCAAAGTACTCAGAcaccaaatttcacccataa